The window ATACAATCTAAGCAACGAACCCCAAGACGTAATACTTGGATGTAACATCTGAAGAATTGCTTGTGAAGCTCGTTGCTTTCCATCCCTCTTGTTTTTGCAGGCAACCGTTGTCGTGTATTTGCCCACAGTCATCGTGAATTCATTGCCTTGATGTTTCGAAGTGTTTCCTTGataacgaatttttaaatcgtcTAAACCGAAATTCCTTTGGAGGCAAGTTAATAGGATGTCATAAGGAGCCGGTTCGGTGGTTTTTGCACAAAATTCGGCCACTCTTGGATCCTCGACTCTTATCTCGTCAAAAAAGGATAAATCTTGGTCTTTGTCTTTTTTAGTGCAACCTGAGAGATATAAAGaagacataaaaattaataactagAGTCTAAAACTTGAACTGTAAAAACCAGTATAAGTTAATTAAACAAGAAAAGCAGAAAGAAACATTTAAGTATGAACATTCTTGTATAAAACatatagatttatttaaacaaaataatgatttaaaataaattcaaacaatATTAGCAAAAGAAAACATCTTTGATCTCATGAAAATGAAGATTCAAGTTTCTGATTTTCTAACATAATACACCTTACTACTGTTAAGTCTAAAAGCAAAACTATGACAATGACACtcaaatcttaaaatatttaaaattgaagttttttccTTACCTGATTGAGAATCAGCTGTAATTTTATACTTcatttcaggaattaaaatttctaaagtgGCTTTAGCAGCCTCCGATTTGGCCTGTTTTTTACTAGTCCCATATCCAACACCATATTTCATATCTTTAATCATGACTGTAGCTGCATAAGGAGTGGCAGCATTCTCCAACTCGGTGAAAACATAAGTGGGCTGTTTTTTCAAGGCGTGTTGTACATATTCATGTAATATGCACACATATGACTTTCCATTAGGGTTCATAATCCACTCTTTCCTGTTATTTGGAAtggatttttcattattttcagatttaatagGGAAAGTGATCAGTTTGGTTCCATCAGGCAACGTTGGTCTCTGCAGTTGATTTTCTTGCTTTCTCCTTTTGGTGAACTTTCTTCTTTCTGACCATGATTTAAATCTTAGAACATTGATTGATTggaattgaaacaaattatcACAGTACTTTCTCAAGTCTTCTGAAGTGAGGTTTTGTGTCTCAATATTTTCTTGGacagtttcaatttttgcatTGGGCATATCAGCTGTCAGATCACTTCTTTCTTCTATCGGTTGACTATTTTGTAACCTCTCATGTTCTAAGGCTCGGCGATAACTTAGACATGGAATAGCACTTACGGGCACAAGATGTTTTCTTGCTGAACCAGAACCCAAAAAATATGGCCTGGACAAAGTACAAACTCGTGTTGATTTGTGTAAATAAATCGGCATACCGCTGTTATGGGTGACCTGAATCCACTCTTCTGGCAACACATCAAAATGGTTTTTGCCTTTTTCAACTACAACAACTTTAGACTTTTCCTCAAAGGGAACTTCTAGGTTTTCTGTATCTAAACCAGCCTCCTCAGCTTTcctcttttttctttctaagGCTTCTTCAAGCATTTTCTCCACCTCCTCATCAGGGATATCAGAATCATAATCAACTGATCCGTCTGATTCATACTTCTCCTCCGTTTCATctaaaatatggaatttgGTAGCCTCTTCTGTGGGTTTCTTAAAAGGACATCTGGCGCTTGTGCCCTCTTCAACATTATAATTTTCCAGTACTTCCGAAGAGGAAATTTGTCTATcagtaatttcaaatttcatgtcCATATTTATGGTGGCCGACCTTGAGACCAGGGTCTCTGTGTTGCGGTTGTTAACAAGTTGGTCTACTTCCATAACAATTATCtgcctttttttaaagaaaaatcagcGAATTTAATACTCtcatagaaattaaaatcaatatgaAAATTGAGCAGTTTACATTTTGAGTTGAGGTCACTTAACCTAACAAAACAAATCACATTAACAAAAACAAGTGAACCAACTACTAcgagatcatttaaatttcatgtctagccagctgtggaattttacgcaagagaaatagaagataaaaagtaggtcaAAGCTTGATCATATGTCGCAAAttgacgttaaaattaaattttgataaaagagccgagtgaggttatgttactttatttatctttatcGACATATGTTCTTTCCTACAACAAACTTTACAACTGACtagatgtaaaatttaaatgatctctctgtaCAAAGAATAAATAGGAATTTAccaatttatttgtattaatCGCGTGAGTTCTTCAACTCGACATAATACTTAAAAGAGTTCTGTGAATATGGATGAGAACCTTCAATTTAGTGTGAAACGTTGTGCtaaagaaattatgaaattgaaGATTGATGGAACTTTCTCCGACGAGGAAACGATGTGAGAATCTTTCAGGCTGGTTACTAACATTTATATACGCGAAAAAAGGTCATGGACACGGGGATGACTTTTGCCTTCTGTTTGACTTCACATTtatgacaaataaaatatattgctTTAAAGAATATTCAGTATAACAATTTCTACAAACGGTATTATAAGCGGATGCATACATTTCCTTCGCCATTCTGTGAAGAAGTTACAAGAGAAATCGTTTGTTATgttaattttagcaaaaaataaaaatacattaccGAAATTTCGATAATATAACAacacattatttttcagaaacatACTAAAAAGAGACCAACAACTAGAAATAGCTCTGGCCAGTGACCATCAAACCCTGAATGATTATAAATCAAGTATCGCCTTCGCAAGCAGCATTATCAGCATGATAAAAAAACGCAAGGGCAGAAAAGTGTGCGAGTGGTTCTTCATAAGCCGAGTggtacatatgtataaaagAGGCCTCAGACACTATCCCACTGACTATCCTTTTCATGTCAGATACTACAACTTTCTCAAGTTATTCCCTGAACTGAACAACTCAACCACTGTTTATGTTAAAGAAATGATTGGAAGATTTATTGGTGACCCCAGAGTATTTAGATTGGCCGCTTCTTGGTATTTACACATTAAGGATGAAATTGAAGCCAAGAAGATTCTCTATCTGGGTCAGTGTACCCATCCTGAAAATCTAGAAATATACCTTGATCTCTTGGAAATTGAATTGAAGAGTGGAGATGAGAATGTGCAGCGCAGACTTGCTTTATATATAGACTTCATTGTGAAGACAAAGGTGCCTCGAGCATTTCTCGAACAGACTATTACTCTGATTGACCAACAGTTGAGTGACACACATGATGTTAATGGGGTGATTGAGTATGGATTGAGTAGGTTGCTGGAGGCTTATAACAATGAGGGAGAAAGTTACTTTTTTGCAGCAACCAGACCTTTGAATCGGAATTATGCTCCGAACGCGACTGAgatagaaaaaattgtttacttaTTCAAAAAAGGCATAGAGTGTACGCCTGATAACAGACAACCTGAAATTACAAATAgttacattaattttatttccaagttGATTAAGGACAAGGGAGAAAATCCGCAATTGGTAAGTTTCTGTAATAACTAGTTTTAGGACTAATTTAATATAGATAACTCCAGAAATCCTTACTATTGTTCATCATGGAAGAAGCTCGCAAAGCAAATGTGAAGTTATGCATTGATCACTTCATAGATTGGGTTGAATATTCTACTGACGATCCATCTGTAGCCTTGAAAAGGGTGGAGGAAGGCCTATATGACTATATAGATTCCGAGCTGGTGTGGGGACTATATATCAAGTTTCTATTGATGCTCGATCGGGTAAATGAGGCTTATGAGAAACTGCATGTGGCTACTGATAGGCTAGAAGACAAAGCCGTAAAGGTGTGGGCTATT of the Euwallacea similis isolate ESF13 chromosome 8, ESF131.1, whole genome shotgun sequence genome contains:
- the pasha gene encoding microprocessor complex subunit DGCR8, with the translated sequence MEVDQLVNNRNTETLVSRSATINMDMKFEITDRQISSSEVLENYNVEEGTSARCPFKKPTEEATKFHILDETEEKYESDGSVDYDSDIPDEEVEKMLEEALERKKRKAEEAGLDTENLEVPFEEKSKVVVVEKGKNHFDVLPEEWIQVTHNSGMPIYLHKSTRVCTLSRPYFLGSGSARKHLVPVSAIPCLSYRRALEHERLQNSQPIEERSDLTADMPNAKIETVQENIETQNLTSEDLRKYCDNLFQFQSINVLRFKSWSERRKFTKRRKQENQLQRPTLPDGTKLITFPIKSENNEKSIPNNRKEWIMNPNGKSYVCILHEYVQHALKKQPTYVFTELENAATPYAATVMIKDMKYGVGYGTSKKQAKSEAAKATLEILIPEMKYKITADSQSGCTKKDKDQDLSFFDEIRVEDPRVAEFCAKTTEPAPYDILLTCLQRNFGLDDLKIRYQGNTSKHQGNEFTMTVGKYTTTVACKNKRDGKQRASQAILQMLHPSITSWGSLLRLYGNRSVKSFKEKKLEEQEITCLQSKAAQNQPNYAILNKLKVELGKLNEKRKSVKPIGLLDTVENHVEGVTE
- the LOC136410485 gene encoding uncharacterized protein; the encoded protein is MDENLQFSVKRCAKEIMKLKIDGTFSDEETINILKRDQQLEIALASDHQTLNDYKSSIAFASSIISMIKKRKGRKVCEWFFISRVVHMYKRGLRHYPTDYPFHVRYYNFLKLFPELNNSTTVYVKEMIGRFIGDPRVFRLAASWYLHIKDEIEAKKILYLGQCTHPENLEIYLDLLEIELKSGDENVQRRLALYIDFIVKTKVPRAFLEQTITLIDQQLSDTHDVNGVIEYGLSRLLEAYNNEGESYFFAATRPLNRNYAPNATEIEKIVYLFKKGIECTPDNRQPEITNSYINFISKLIKDKGENPQLKSLLLFIMEEARKANVKLCIDHFIDWVEYSTDDPSVALKRVEEGLYDYIDSELVWGLYIKFLLMLDRVNEAYEKLHVATDRLEDKAVKVWAIFLSGVLASSPDEKAMKEFFEAGLCVKFPAVVSLVKVRYFSWALSGAKIEDARRLYHRMAREPPYCRELHEEAFFMERLHCGPNGGSAFLREVTQFWKDQSDDGEGSRLDTEELSKTKVKAKQNAARDLLENSRWHEPTVR